A part of Gemmatimonas groenlandica genomic DNA contains:
- a CDS encoding pyridoxal phosphate-dependent decarboxylase family protein, producing MSSDSTFLGDLPPDDFRAAAHAAVDWIADYLEHATQLPVKSRVQPGAIRAALPTSAPTKGEPLEAMLRDFRDTIMPGITHWNHPGFFAYFANSASYPGILGELLAAGINANGMLWVTSPAVTELEQVSLDWLRQLMGLGDGWFGQITDTASVSTFYALAAAREQAGLDVRMQGMAGRADMPRLRVYCSEHAHSSIDKAVIALGLGHENLVKVPADENFRMRPDALESAIQADIAAGFRPIAVVPCVGTTSMTSVDPVRAVVRIARAHGCWVHVDAAYGGVTAIVPEMRHLMDGTDDADSFVVNPHKWLFTPMDCSVMYTKHPEALKRAFALLPEYLITSTQDETVNLMDYGIQLGRRFRSLKLWMVMRAYGAEGIAERIRFHCDLARDFAGMVHFESGGWELTAPVTMSLVCFRYAPSGLSEADIARANAAIMERVNADGRAYLSHTKLNGKYTLRLAIGNIRTDRSHVETAWAELRSAAAAI from the coding sequence ATGTCTTCCGACTCCACCTTCCTCGGCGATCTCCCTCCCGACGACTTCCGCGCCGCGGCCCATGCCGCCGTAGACTGGATCGCCGATTACCTCGAACACGCCACGCAGCTGCCGGTGAAAAGCCGTGTGCAGCCGGGCGCCATTCGCGCCGCGCTCCCGACCTCGGCGCCCACGAAAGGCGAGCCGCTCGAGGCCATGCTGCGCGATTTCCGCGACACCATCATGCCCGGCATCACGCACTGGAATCATCCCGGGTTCTTCGCGTACTTCGCAAACAGCGCGTCGTATCCTGGCATCCTGGGTGAGCTGCTGGCGGCCGGCATCAATGCCAACGGCATGCTGTGGGTGACGAGTCCCGCCGTGACCGAGCTGGAACAGGTGTCGCTCGACTGGTTGCGCCAGCTCATGGGACTCGGCGACGGATGGTTCGGACAGATCACCGACACCGCCAGCGTGAGCACCTTCTACGCACTGGCCGCGGCGCGTGAGCAGGCAGGGCTCGACGTGCGCATGCAGGGCATGGCCGGGCGCGCCGACATGCCGCGCCTGCGCGTGTACTGCAGCGAACACGCGCACTCGTCGATCGACAAAGCGGTGATCGCGCTCGGACTCGGCCACGAGAACCTCGTGAAGGTCCCCGCCGACGAGAACTTCCGGATGCGCCCCGATGCGCTCGAGTCGGCGATTCAGGCCGACATCGCGGCGGGCTTCCGTCCGATCGCTGTGGTGCCGTGTGTGGGAACGACCAGCATGACCAGCGTGGACCCCGTGCGGGCCGTGGTGCGCATCGCGCGCGCGCACGGCTGCTGGGTGCACGTCGACGCGGCGTATGGTGGTGTGACCGCGATCGTACCCGAGATGCGGCATCTCATGGACGGCACCGACGACGCCGACTCGTTCGTGGTGAACCCACACAAGTGGCTCTTCACGCCGATGGATTGTTCGGTGATGTACACGAAGCATCCGGAAGCGCTCAAGCGCGCGTTCGCGCTCTTGCCCGAGTACCTGATTACGAGCACGCAAGATGAGACGGTGAACCTGATGGACTACGGCATTCAGCTGGGTCGTCGGTTCCGGTCACTGAAGCTGTGGATGGTGATGCGCGCGTACGGCGCCGAGGGCATCGCTGAGCGTATTCGCTTTCACTGCGACTTGGCGCGCGACTTCGCCGGCATGGTGCATTTCGAAAGCGGCGGCTGGGAACTCACGGCCCCGGTCACGATGTCGCTGGTGTGTTTCCGCTACGCACCGAGCGGCCTGAGCGAAGCCGACATCGCGCGGGCGAACGCCGCGATCATGGAGCGCGTGAACGCCGATGGCCGGGCGTATCTGTCGCACACGAAGCTGAACGGGAAGTACACGCTGCGACTGGCCATCGGAAATATCCGGACCGATCGCAGTCACGTGGAGACCGCGTGGGCCGAGCTGCGCTCGGCGGCAGCGGCGATCTAG
- a CDS encoding multicopper oxidase domain-containing protein: protein MFARPWSYLLVAALTTWFGIGTRAVTPVADANDNRRAAGRKVADTMFVDLDIRMARWYPEGEGGDVVEGPVIGEVGRAPQVPAPLIRVRAGTVIMARITNALTDSAVTWRGLNRKPGFDTITLKPGETTMRRFVAGAPGTYVYGAQVGVVNWDVREREQTYGAFVVDSIGARTDDRIFVMNVWGDGSPEKYRNALAINGRGWPYTERITAQTGDTLRWRIVNGTIRVHPMHLHGFYFKMLAKADSSRATHIAKAKQPMLVTELMDPFTTMDMEWVAARSGNWLFHCHLAFHAVADTRYTPGVSDHDHHSADAAKHMAGLVMGISVTDRVRTVAARRVAPRTMRLHVQEGARRGKSERALGFVLQEGASPAADSVNIPGSPLILTRGQPTDITVINHLKESTAVHWHGIELESFSDGVAGWSGAAGKHAPAIAPGDSFVARLTLPRAGTFIYHTHLNDVVQLTSGLYGGIVVLEPGQRYNPARDHLFVVGWDGPDEPARLLVNGDSAPPPKLLARGVTHRLRFVFIGAVNGNTLTLSDSTGPVTWRAVARDGYEMPAAQRELLPAKFRGWAGQTWDFEFQTDRPGVYRLTFGNPAKPVWKGELVVR from the coding sequence ATGTTCGCTCGTCCGTGGTCGTATCTGCTCGTGGCCGCACTCACTACTTGGTTTGGAATCGGCACCAGGGCGGTAACGCCGGTAGCTGATGCCAACGACAACCGACGCGCGGCGGGGCGGAAAGTGGCCGACACGATGTTCGTCGACCTCGATATCCGGATGGCGCGCTGGTATCCGGAGGGGGAGGGCGGCGACGTGGTGGAAGGGCCGGTGATCGGCGAAGTCGGACGCGCGCCGCAGGTACCGGCGCCGTTGATCCGCGTACGTGCCGGTACCGTGATCATGGCGCGCATTACCAACGCGCTGACCGATTCCGCGGTGACGTGGCGGGGACTCAACCGCAAGCCCGGCTTCGACACCATCACGCTCAAGCCCGGCGAAACTACCATGCGTCGCTTCGTGGCCGGCGCCCCTGGCACCTACGTGTACGGCGCACAGGTGGGCGTCGTGAACTGGGACGTGCGTGAACGCGAGCAGACGTATGGCGCGTTTGTCGTCGATTCCATCGGCGCGCGGACCGATGATCGCATCTTCGTCATGAACGTGTGGGGCGACGGCTCGCCGGAGAAATATCGCAATGCGCTCGCCATCAACGGACGCGGCTGGCCATACACGGAACGCATCACCGCGCAGACCGGTGACACGCTACGCTGGCGCATCGTGAACGGCACCATTCGCGTGCATCCCATGCATCTGCATGGCTTCTACTTCAAGATGCTCGCGAAGGCGGATTCGTCGCGCGCCACGCACATCGCGAAGGCCAAGCAGCCGATGCTTGTGACCGAGCTGATGGACCCCTTCACTACGATGGATATGGAGTGGGTGGCGGCGCGCTCGGGGAACTGGCTCTTTCACTGTCATCTCGCCTTTCACGCCGTCGCCGACACCCGCTACACGCCCGGCGTGAGCGACCACGATCATCACTCCGCCGACGCGGCCAAACACATGGCCGGACTGGTGATGGGTATTTCGGTGACCGATCGCGTACGCACGGTGGCCGCGCGCCGCGTCGCGCCGCGAACGATGCGGCTGCACGTGCAGGAAGGCGCGCGGCGCGGCAAGTCGGAGCGGGCGCTCGGCTTCGTGCTGCAAGAGGGAGCATCGCCCGCCGCCGATTCCGTCAACATACCCGGCTCTCCACTCATCCTCACGCGTGGACAGCCCACCGACATCACCGTCATCAACCATCTCAAGGAGTCGACCGCCGTGCACTGGCATGGCATCGAGCTCGAGAGCTTCTCCGACGGTGTCGCCGGCTGGAGTGGCGCCGCAGGCAAGCACGCGCCCGCCATCGCACCGGGTGATTCGTTCGTGGCGCGACTCACACTGCCACGGGCCGGCACGTTCATCTATCACACGCACCTCAACGACGTCGTGCAGCTCACGTCGGGACTCTACGGCGGCATCGTGGTGCTCGAGCCAGGACAGCGCTACAACCCGGCGCGCGATCACCTGTTCGTGGTAGGATGGGATGGCCCCGATGAGCCGGCACGGTTGCTGGTGAACGGTGACTCGGCGCCGCCGCCGAAGCTGCTGGCGCGCGGCGTCACCCATCGTCTGCGATTCGTCTTCATCGGCGCCGTAAACGGCAACACGCTCACGCTCTCCGACAGCACCGGCCCCGTCACCTGGCGCGCCGTGGCCCGCGACGGTTACGAAATGCCCGCCGCCCAGCGCGAACTGCTCCCCGCGAAATTCCGCGGCTGGGCAGGCCAAACGTGGGACTTCGAATTCCAGACCGACCGCCCGGGCGTTTACCGACTCACATTCGGCAACCCAGCCAAACCCGTGTGGAAGGGCGAGCTCGTGGTGCGCTGA
- a CDS encoding TolC family protein, whose amino-acid sequence MAASATLTMALTPRGAVAQPAVGGAPRPLSLAEALKLATGESEQIAIARAGSLRAQGQLGQARSALLPQLSTTMNWQKQLQNQFAAISRSSNSGSTGGGSDTTSAADNPITRIFASQYNFNVGLSASQPLFTGGRATANIRAAKATRESAEIGITSAQAQVQLDVTQSYYDALLTDRLVAISESSLVQSERTLRQVQLTRNVGSASEFELIRARVTRDNQRPGWLQSRTNRDLAYVRLRQLLNLPPDQPLALTDSIAESPLSAPVAAQPPITTVNVSVTEVLTIDPQVQAAVARTLAGSDTGISTRAPVKQAIKGVEVAQQQLKATKAQRLPSISATTNYQRLAYPVGILPKSLGDFFPNWTVGIGLSYPFFTGGRVRGEVQAAEATVIEARQRLRLAQEGASLDARQAVAQLTEYEAAWQASVGTAEQAQRAYDIAEVRFREGISTQLELSETRNQLQQALANRAQAARNLQVARKRLELLPYLPLSQGSTPSTGPTR is encoded by the coding sequence ATGGCCGCGTCTGCTACGCTGACGATGGCGCTGACGCCACGCGGCGCCGTCGCGCAGCCCGCGGTCGGTGGCGCACCGCGCCCGCTGTCGCTGGCCGAGGCGCTCAAGCTGGCCACCGGTGAGAGCGAACAGATCGCGATCGCGCGTGCCGGCTCGCTGCGCGCGCAAGGTCAGCTTGGCCAGGCCCGATCGGCGCTGTTGCCGCAGCTCTCCACCACCATGAACTGGCAGAAGCAGCTGCAGAATCAGTTCGCCGCGATTTCGAGGAGTTCGAATAGCGGATCGACCGGCGGCGGTAGCGATACGACGTCGGCCGCCGACAATCCGATCACGCGGATCTTCGCCTCGCAATACAACTTCAACGTCGGGCTCTCGGCCTCGCAGCCGCTGTTCACCGGTGGCCGCGCCACCGCGAACATCCGCGCCGCGAAGGCCACCCGCGAATCCGCCGAGATCGGGATCACCAGCGCGCAGGCGCAGGTGCAGCTCGATGTGACGCAATCCTACTACGACGCGCTGCTGACCGATCGTCTCGTTGCGATCTCGGAATCGTCGCTCGTGCAGTCGGAGCGCACGCTGCGCCAGGTGCAGCTCACCCGCAACGTGGGTTCGGCGTCGGAGTTCGAACTCATTCGGGCGCGCGTGACCCGCGACAACCAGCGGCCCGGCTGGCTACAGTCGCGCACCAATCGCGATCTCGCCTACGTGCGCTTGCGTCAGTTGCTCAATCTACCGCCCGATCAACCGCTCGCGCTCACCGACAGCATCGCCGAGTCGCCGCTGTCGGCGCCCGTCGCCGCGCAGCCGCCGATCACGACAGTGAACGTCAGCGTGACCGAGGTGCTCACCATCGATCCGCAGGTGCAGGCTGCCGTCGCGCGCACCCTCGCCGGCAGCGATACGGGCATCAGCACGCGCGCGCCGGTGAAGCAGGCGATCAAGGGCGTCGAAGTCGCGCAGCAGCAACTGAAGGCCACCAAGGCGCAGCGGCTGCCGTCAATCTCGGCCACCACCAACTATCAGCGGCTTGCCTATCCCGTCGGCATTCTGCCCAAGAGCCTCGGCGACTTCTTCCCGAACTGGACCGTGGGAATCGGCTTGTCGTATCCGTTCTTCACCGGCGGCCGAGTGCGTGGTGAAGTGCAGGCGGCGGAAGCCACCGTGATCGAAGCGCGCCAGCGACTACGACTCGCGCAGGAAGGTGCCTCGCTCGACGCGCGTCAGGCCGTGGCGCAGCTGACCGAATATGAGGCCGCGTGGCAGGCCAGCGTCGGTACGGCCGAACAGGCGCAACGCGCGTACGACATCGCGGAAGTGCGTTTCCGCGAAGGCATTTCCACGCAGCTCGAACTCTCCGAGACGCGCAATCAGTTGCAGCAGGCCCTCGCCAACCGCGCGCAAGCCGCGCGCAATCTGCAGGTCGCGCGCAAGCGTCTCGAATTGCTCCCCTATCTCCCCCTGTCGCAGGGTTCCACCCCGTCCACCGGCCCCACTCGATGA
- a CDS encoding efflux RND transporter permease subunit, with translation MFISDFAIKKPLITVVAMLTLVGFGAVALTQLQTDEFPEVQPPIVLTTIVYPGASPEQVEREVLEPIEEAIQSIAGVKSINGEARDGFAQITTQFLFSKDLSEATQDIRDAISTKRQDLPQEMEEPILRKFSPTDAPIVTLSLFSTTLTPAQLSQLADPGITRELRSIPGVADVAITGEVKRELTVNLDPQRLQAAGVSVPQVVSALQVGNLAVPVGRVTSSLDERTIRLQGRLDSPDDFMQLVVSERAGRVVRLGDVATAVDGIEEQRTLALFDGRDAVGIEIKKANGYSTTAVAAAVFKKVELLRPTLTPQGAQLDVVKNKGERVENSVRNVRDALVEGAVLTVLVVFLFLNSWRSTVITGLALPVSVLASFIAVWVFGFTLNTMSLLGLSLAIGILIDDAIVVRENIVRHVEMGKDHYTAAREGTDEIGLAVAATTFSIIAVFIPIAFLQGESGQWFKPFALTIACSVLVSLFVSFSLDPMLSAYWPDPHQEEHQKAWITKKLDKFNHWFNGLANGYRRLIGWALDHPKSMVLLAVSSFAIAIAMPATGIVGGGFFPLEDNAEVLMTVETPPGANLDYLRQKVGETLAQVDKYKIKDSLDMTKEVRYTFVTAGGASGAVDKASVYIKLRTKGDRLANGKLGAEELAAALREDVKSIGGADVSVFTNDFAGQQKQISIELRGNDKAALQVVADQYLAAMKSTPGAVDAALSTKGQKPELTVQVDRGLAGSLGLTVGQVAQAIRPAFAGLDAGDWVDPSNQTRKVMVRLSPESRSRGSDLAQLPVAVGQGNGSTLIPLQQVARISSQLGPAIVNHLDRNNVIKVEGNIAGRSLTEVMNDLNAKTANVTIPPGVTISQGGQVQQQGEVFTNVFIALGVAVALMYLILVVQFGSFLDPIAILISLPLSLIGVMGGLAITGNTINIMSLIGVILLCGIVAKNAILLIDFAKWAREKNGMPLREALIEAGAIRLRPILMTTFALIAGMIPVALGRGEGAQFRAPLGVAVIGGVITSTVLTLLVIPTFYEIFDNMRTWVSRRVGLTPPHTGQFRILDLPVPEAGD, from the coding sequence ATGTTCATTTCAGATTTCGCGATCAAGAAGCCGCTGATCACGGTGGTTGCGATGCTCACCTTGGTGGGCTTCGGCGCTGTGGCGCTCACGCAGCTGCAGACCGACGAATTCCCCGAGGTGCAACCACCGATCGTGCTCACGACGATCGTGTATCCGGGCGCATCGCCGGAGCAGGTGGAGCGGGAAGTGCTCGAGCCGATCGAAGAGGCCATTCAGAGCATCGCGGGTGTCAAATCGATCAACGGCGAAGCGCGTGATGGATTCGCCCAGATCACGACACAGTTCCTCTTCTCGAAGGATCTCTCGGAAGCGACGCAGGACATCCGCGACGCGATCAGCACCAAGCGCCAGGATCTGCCGCAGGAAATGGAAGAGCCGATCCTGCGGAAGTTCAGCCCGACCGACGCGCCGATCGTGACACTGTCGCTTTTCTCGACCACGCTCACACCGGCGCAGCTCTCGCAGCTGGCCGATCCGGGCATCACGCGCGAGTTGCGCTCGATTCCCGGTGTCGCCGACGTAGCGATCACCGGTGAGGTCAAGCGCGAACTCACGGTCAACCTCGATCCGCAGCGCTTGCAGGCGGCGGGGGTGAGTGTCCCGCAGGTCGTGTCTGCGCTGCAGGTCGGCAATCTCGCCGTCCCCGTGGGTCGCGTCACCAGCTCCCTCGACGAACGCACGATCCGGTTGCAGGGACGTCTGGATAGTCCGGACGATTTCATGCAGTTGGTCGTGTCGGAGCGCGCTGGTCGAGTGGTGCGCCTGGGCGACGTAGCGACCGCAGTCGATGGCATCGAAGAACAGCGGACGCTGGCCTTGTTCGACGGCCGCGACGCCGTGGGCATCGAGATCAAGAAGGCGAACGGCTATTCCACGACCGCGGTTGCGGCGGCCGTGTTCAAGAAGGTCGAGTTGCTGCGCCCCACGCTTACTCCGCAGGGCGCCCAGCTCGACGTGGTGAAGAACAAGGGCGAGCGGGTCGAGAATTCCGTGCGCAACGTGCGCGACGCGCTGGTTGAAGGCGCCGTGCTCACGGTGCTCGTCGTGTTCCTGTTCCTCAATTCGTGGCGCTCCACCGTGATCACGGGCCTCGCCCTGCCGGTGTCGGTGCTCGCCAGCTTCATCGCGGTGTGGGTCTTCGGATTCACGCTGAATACCATGTCGTTGCTGGGTCTCTCGCTGGCGATCGGTATTCTGATCGACGATGCGATCGTGGTGCGAGAAAACATCGTGCGACACGTGGAAATGGGGAAAGACCATTACACCGCGGCGCGCGAAGGGACGGATGAAATCGGCCTCGCCGTGGCGGCCACGACGTTCTCGATTATCGCCGTGTTCATTCCGATCGCCTTCCTGCAGGGTGAATCGGGACAGTGGTTCAAGCCGTTCGCGCTCACCATCGCCTGTTCCGTGCTCGTGTCGTTGTTCGTGTCCTTCTCGCTCGACCCGATGCTCTCCGCCTACTGGCCGGACCCGCACCAGGAAGAGCACCAGAAGGCATGGATCACGAAGAAGCTCGACAAGTTCAACCACTGGTTCAACGGACTGGCCAACGGCTATCGCCGCTTGATCGGCTGGGCGTTGGATCACCCCAAGTCGATGGTGCTGTTGGCCGTGTCGTCGTTTGCCATCGCCATTGCGATGCCCGCAACCGGCATCGTGGGCGGTGGCTTCTTCCCACTGGAAGACAACGCCGAAGTGCTGATGACGGTCGAGACGCCGCCGGGGGCCAACTTGGATTATTTGCGGCAGAAGGTCGGTGAAACGCTGGCCCAGGTCGACAAGTACAAGATCAAAGACTCGCTCGACATGACCAAGGAAGTGCGCTACACCTTCGTGACGGCCGGTGGCGCCAGCGGCGCCGTCGACAAGGCGAGTGTGTACATCAAACTGCGCACCAAGGGTGATCGTCTGGCCAACGGCAAGCTCGGCGCCGAAGAGCTTGCCGCCGCGCTCCGCGAAGATGTGAAGAGCATCGGTGGTGCCGACGTGTCGGTGTTCACAAACGACTTCGCCGGACAGCAGAAGCAGATTTCGATCGAGCTCCGCGGCAACGACAAGGCGGCGCTGCAGGTGGTGGCCGACCAGTATCTCGCCGCGATGAAGTCGACGCCTGGTGCCGTCGACGCGGCGCTCAGCACCAAGGGCCAGAAGCCCGAACTCACGGTGCAGGTGGATCGTGGATTAGCCGGGTCGCTGGGCCTCACGGTTGGACAGGTCGCGCAGGCGATTCGTCCGGCCTTTGCGGGCCTCGACGCCGGCGATTGGGTCGATCCGTCCAACCAGACGCGCAAGGTGATGGTGCGGCTGTCGCCCGAATCACGGTCGCGTGGTAGCGACCTGGCGCAGCTGCCGGTGGCTGTCGGACAGGGCAATGGATCGACGCTGATTCCGCTGCAACAGGTTGCCCGCATTTCGAGCCAGCTCGGGCCGGCCATCGTCAATCACCTCGATCGCAACAACGTGATCAAGGTGGAAGGCAACATCGCCGGTCGCTCGCTCACCGAAGTGATGAACGACCTGAACGCCAAGACGGCCAACGTGACCATTCCGCCGGGTGTGACGATTTCGCAGGGCGGACAGGTCCAGCAGCAGGGCGAGGTGTTCACGAACGTGTTCATCGCGCTGGGCGTCGCGGTGGCGCTGATGTATCTCATCCTTGTGGTGCAGTTCGGCTCGTTCCTCGATCCCATCGCGATCCTGATCTCGCTGCCGCTGTCATTGATCGGCGTCATGGGTGGTCTGGCGATCACGGGGAACACGATCAACATCATGAGCCTCATCGGCGTGATCCTGCTCTGCGGCATCGTTGCCAAGAACGCGATTCTGCTCATCGACTTCGCCAAGTGGGCCCGCGAGAAGAACGGCATGCCGCTGCGTGAGGCGCTCATCGAGGCTGGCGCCATTCGCTTGCGCCCGATCCTGATGACGACGTTCGCCCTGATCGCCGGTATGATCCCGGTGGCCTTGGGTCGCGGCGAAGGCGCGCAGTTCCGTGCCCCGCTTGGCGTCGCCGTCATCGGTGGCGTGATTACCAGCACCGTGCTCACGCTGCTCGTGATCCCGACCTTCTACGAGATCTTCGACAACATGCGCACGTGGGTCTCCCGTCGGGTCGGACTCACGCCGCCGCACACGGGGCAATTCCGCATCCTCGATTTGCCGGTTCCTGAGGCCGGCGACTGA
- a CDS encoding DedA family protein: MSSILLATTLAPALLLPVASVVLSSASGFGVVVAALDVTKWLESVTDSFWTYVILGGSAIVTEELSPIFGGIAAHEGELQIARVILSITLGGWVATTLLYVLGRWKWEFIRRRFPRVRATGTVALRVVRRNQLKASLLVRFAFGLRIVLPMACGAANVPLYLYLPLSLIGSALWSAAFTLIGYAAGEAAVQTLGHLDRAGEIVGAVVVFGAVLGFVRWQHVRRERKAARRKNP, from the coding sequence ATGTCTTCGATCCTGCTCGCGACTACGCTCGCCCCCGCGCTCCTGCTGCCGGTGGCGAGCGTTGTGCTGTCCAGCGCCTCCGGTTTTGGCGTTGTGGTGGCCGCGCTCGACGTGACGAAGTGGCTGGAGTCGGTCACCGACAGCTTCTGGACGTATGTGATTCTGGGCGGGTCGGCCATCGTGACCGAGGAGCTGTCGCCCATTTTCGGCGGTATTGCCGCCCACGAAGGCGAACTGCAGATCGCGCGGGTGATCCTCTCGATCACACTCGGCGGTTGGGTGGCCACCACCTTGCTGTACGTGCTCGGCCGCTGGAAGTGGGAGTTCATCCGCCGTCGATTCCCGCGGGTACGCGCTACCGGCACCGTGGCGCTGCGCGTGGTCCGGCGGAACCAGCTCAAGGCCTCGCTGCTGGTCCGCTTCGCCTTCGGGCTGCGGATCGTGCTGCCGATGGCCTGCGGCGCGGCCAACGTGCCGCTGTACCTCTATCTGCCTCTGTCGCTGATCGGCTCCGCACTCTGGAGCGCCGCCTTCACCCTCATCGGCTACGCCGCCGGCGAGGCGGCCGTCCAGACCCTCGGCCATCTCGATCGGGCTGGCGAGATCGTCGGCGCCGTCGTGGTCTTCGGCGCCGTCCTGGGCTTTGTGCGCTGGCAGCACGTTCGCCGCGAACGCAAAGCCGCGCGTCGCAAGAACCCGTAG
- a CDS encoding TetR/AcrR family transcriptional regulator, with protein MIDDHRQRILHAAARVYAQHGWRGATTRRIADEAGVNEVTLFRQFGSKDALLDLMMHECSRIKQEATFPQEPVNPEQELLDWVSVHHSALVSMRAIVRQMMSDAENRPDVADCATHGPSAAMAHVHDYVVKLRRHGWITESGEVTPAEVRAAATMLMGAVFADGMNRDIMPTMFTQPVPETLRAYVRIFLRGVGALQEPAHRAARTVERDSTSTTVPE; from the coding sequence ATGATTGACGACCACCGACAGCGCATTCTCCACGCCGCCGCCCGCGTGTACGCCCAGCACGGCTGGCGCGGAGCGACCACCCGCCGCATTGCCGATGAAGCCGGCGTGAATGAAGTCACGCTCTTCCGGCAGTTCGGCTCCAAGGACGCCTTGCTCGATCTGATGATGCACGAGTGCTCGCGCATCAAGCAGGAAGCCACCTTTCCGCAGGAACCGGTGAACCCGGAGCAGGAACTGCTCGATTGGGTTTCCGTGCATCACAGCGCGCTGGTGAGCATGCGCGCCATCGTGCGCCAGATGATGAGCGACGCCGAAAACCGTCCCGACGTGGCTGATTGCGCCACGCACGGTCCCAGCGCCGCGATGGCCCACGTGCACGACTACGTCGTGAAGCTGCGTCGTCATGGATGGATCACCGAGTCCGGCGAAGTCACGCCGGCCGAGGTGCGCGCCGCCGCCACCATGCTCATGGGCGCCGTGTTCGCCGACGGCATGAACCGCGACATCATGCCCACGATGTTCACGCAGCCGGTGCCGGAAACCCTGCGCGCTTACGTGCGCATTTTTCTCCGCGGGGTCGGTGCCTTGCAGGAACCAGCGCACCGTGCAGCACGTACGGTCGAACGCGACTCGACTTCCACCACTGTCCCCGAATGA
- a CDS encoding efflux RND transporter periplasmic adaptor subunit — protein MTRRTASLALLATALVGTACSKDKEASAANAAPVAQNIGPENIAVANTDTLRSGPAVSGSLVADREARIRAELSGAVLQIFVEPGERVSSGTVLARIDDANVRDAALSARSAVAQATVGAEQAARELQRAKTLVAAGAIAERDVEGATNANLGAQAQLADAKSRLASADKNLRNATIRAPFAGVVAERAVSPGDVVSPGAALFTVIDPRSLKLEASVPTAALGTVRVGATVSFTVNGSDRVLEGRITRVSPMVDAQTKQVKIFASVPNDRNELVSGLFVEGRVAAEKRVGVLVPEAAVDQTGISPMVMRLKNGKVEKVQVQLGLRDESAEKIEVRTGLAGGDTVLLGAARGISVGSSVVVSSPKDATPRAASPVKNN, from the coding sequence ATGACTCGCCGAACCGCGTCCCTGGCTCTCCTCGCGACAGCGCTGGTGGGGACTGCCTGCAGTAAAGACAAGGAAGCGTCGGCCGCCAACGCGGCGCCGGTCGCCCAGAACATCGGACCGGAAAACATCGCCGTGGCCAATACCGACACGCTGCGAAGCGGTCCGGCGGTGTCGGGTTCGCTGGTGGCTGATCGTGAAGCACGCATTCGCGCCGAGCTCTCCGGCGCCGTGCTGCAGATCTTCGTCGAGCCAGGCGAGCGCGTGAGCTCCGGCACCGTGCTCGCCCGCATCGATGACGCCAACGTGCGCGATGCGGCGCTGTCGGCCCGCTCCGCGGTCGCACAGGCCACCGTTGGCGCCGAACAGGCCGCCCGTGAACTGCAGCGGGCGAAGACGCTGGTCGCGGCCGGTGCGATCGCCGAGCGCGACGTCGAAGGTGCGACCAACGCCAATCTTGGCGCGCAGGCGCAACTGGCCGACGCGAAGTCGCGCCTTGCCTCGGCCGACAAGAACCTGCGCAACGCGACCATTCGGGCACCGTTCGCGGGTGTCGTCGCCGAGCGCGCCGTCAGCCCGGGCGACGTGGTGTCGCCGGGGGCCGCACTGTTCACCGTGATCGATCCACGCAGTCTGAAGCTGGAAGCGTCGGTGCCGACGGCGGCGTTGGGCACCGTGCGGGTTGGGGCGACCGTCTCGTTCACCGTCAATGGCTCGGATCGCGTCCTCGAGGGACGCATCACCCGCGTGAGCCCGATGGTCGATGCGCAGACTAAGCAGGTGAAGATCTTTGCCAGCGTGCCCAACGACCGCAACGAGCTGGTGTCCGGGCTCTTTGTCGAGGGGCGCGTCGCGGCGGAGAAGCGGGTGGGTGTGCTAGTGCCCGAAGCCGCCGTCGATCAGACGGGTATCTCGCCGATGGTGATGCGCCTCAAGAACGGCAAGGTCGAGAAGGTGCAGGTCCAGTTGGGACTTCGTGACGAGAGCGCGGAAAAGATCGAAGTGCGCACGGGGCTGGCCGGTGGGGACACCGTGCTCCTCGGTGCCGCCCGCGGCATTTCGGTCGGGTCGTCCGTGGTGGTTTCGTCGCCGAAGGATGCCACGCCGCGTGCGGCGTCACCTGTGAAGAACAACTGA